Proteins encoded together in one Meles meles chromosome 7, mMelMel3.1 paternal haplotype, whole genome shotgun sequence window:
- the LMF2 gene encoding lipase maturation factor 2 isoform X2, whose translation MAGSRLPRQLFLQGVAVVFAFAFASLYTQIPGLYGAEGILPARRTLRPQGKGRWQQLWERPTLLWEAPQLGLDTSQGLELLSLLGALLALGALLLRRLRNGVVYLLLWAAYLSACQVGQVFLYFQWDSLLLETGFLAVLVAPLSQPPHHKQAPQGGLAGTPPHEGLPFWLVRWLLFRLMFASGVVKLTSRCPAWWGLTALTYHYETQCLPTPASWFAHHLPVWLHRLSVVATFLIEIAVPPLFFAPVRRLRLAAFYSQVLLQVLIIVTGNYNFFNLLTLVLTTSLLDDGHLTAESGDSHCRKRPTSWPRALRAVLSLLLEFAVYGLLAYGTVHYFGLEVDWEQHAVHSRTTFTFHQFSQWLKMVTLPTMWLGVASLAWELLTALWRWTQVRGWLRKFCTAVQLLIFGTATVALFVISLVPYSYIEPSSHGHLWSGAHRLFGAVEHLQLANSYGLFRRMTGLGGRPEVVLEGSYDGHHWTEIEFMYKPGNVSRPPPVVVPHQPRLDWQMWFAALGPHTHSPWFTSLVLRLLQGKDPVVRLIQNDVAEYPFHKQPPTYVRAQRYKYWFSQPGERSGGDGSGWKNSSRPCPWGTRRWTRCSDSLASRTRAHPEPAAPATPWPRPSAGFGNSSLRWRLPPCSGGYSPQWGPLG comes from the exons ATGGCGGGCTCCCGGCTCCCGCGGCAGCTGTTCCTTCAGGGCGTGGCCGTCGTCTTCGCGTTCGCCTTCGCGTCCCTCTACACGCAGATCCCGG GCCTGTATGGCGCCGAGGGCATCCTGCCTGCGCGGAGGACGCTGAGACCGCAGGGCAAGGGGCGCTGGCAGCAGCTGTGGGAGAGGCCGACGCTGCTGTGGGAGGCTCCGCAGCTGGGGCTGGACACCTCGCAGGGTCTGGAGCTGCTGAGCCTGCTGGGCGCCCTGCTGGCCCTGGGCGCCCTGCTGCTGCGCCGGCTGCGAAACGGCGTCGtctacctgctgctctgggcggccTACCTGTCGGCCTGCCAG GTGGGCCAGGTGTTCCTCTACTTCCAGTG GGATTCCCTGCTGCTGGAGACCGGCTTCCTGGCGGTGCTGGTGGCCCCCCTGAGCCAGCCCCCCCACCATAAGCAGGCGCCCCAGGGTGGGCTGGCAGGGACCCCGCCCCACGAAGGCCTCCCCTTCTGGCTCGTGCGCTGGCTGCTGTTTCGCCTCATGTTTGCCTCGGGTGTGGTCAAGCTGACCAGCCGTTGCCCCGCGTGGTGGGGGCTTACTG CCCTCACCTACCACTACGAAACACAGTGCTTGCCCACCCCCGCCTCCTGGTTTGCCCACCACCTGCCCGTCTGGCTGCACAGACTCTCCGTGGTGGCCACGTTCCTCATTGAGATCGCAGTGCCCCCTCTCTTCTTCGCCCCTGTGCGCCGCCTGCGCTTGGCCGCTTTCTACTCCCAG GTTTTGTTGCAAGTACTGATTATCGTCACTGGCAACTACAACTTCTTCAACCTGCTCACTCTGGTGCTCACCACCTCTCTTCTGGATGACGGGCATCTGACTGCCGAGTCTGGCGATAGCCACTGCCGAAAGAGACCCACAT CCTGGCCCAGGGCGCTGCGGGCTGTGCTGTCTCTGCTGTTGGAGTTTGCCGTCTACGGGCTGCTGGCCTATGGCACCGTGCACTACTTTGGCCTGGAAGTTGACTGGGAGCAGCATGCTGTCCACTCCAGAACCA cctTTACCTTCCACCAGTTTTCCCAGTGGCTGAAGATGGTGACTCTGCCCACCATGTGGCTAGGGGTGGCCTCCCTCGCCTGGGAACTGCTGACGGCCCTCTGGAG GTGGACCCAGGTGCGCGGGTGGCTGAGGAAGTTCTGCACTGCGGTCCAGCTGCTCATCTTTGGCACTGCCACGGTGGCCTTGTTTGTGATCAGCCTG GTTCCATACTCCTACATCGAGCCCTCGAGCCATGGGCATCTCTGGAGCGGGGCACACCGGCTGTTTGGGGCCGTGGAGCACCTGCAGTTGGCAAACTCCTACGGCCTCTTCCGCCGGATGACCGGTCTCGGCGGGCGGCCCGAAGTGGTGCTGGAGGGCAGCTATGATGGGCATCACTGGACG GAGATAGAGTTCATGTACAAGCCCGGGAACGTGAGTCGGCCGCCCCCCGTTGTGGTGCCCCACCAGCCCCGCCTCGACTGGCAGATGTGGTTCGCAGCCCTGGGCCCACACACTCACAGCCCCTGGTTCACGAGCCTGGTCCTGCGCCTGCTGCAGGGCAAGGACCCTG TGGTCCGCCTCATCCAGAACGACGTGGCCGAGTACCCCTTCCACAAGCAGCCGCCCACCTACGTGCGGGCCCAGCGCTACAAGTACTGGTTCTCACAACCTGGGGAGCGGAG TGGTGGCGACGGCAGTGGGTGGAAGAATTCTTCCCGCCCGTGTCCTTGGGGGACCCGACGCTGGACACGCTGCTCCGACAGTTTGGCCTCCAG GACAAGAGCCCACCCCGAGCCCGCGGCTCCGGCAACACCCTGGCCCAGGCCCTCCGCTGGATTCGGAAACAGCTCTCTCCGCTGGAGGCTTCCACCCTGCTCTGGGGGCTACTCGCCGCAGTGGGGGCCATTAGGGTGA
- the LMF2 gene encoding lipase maturation factor 2 isoform X1, whose amino-acid sequence MAGSRLPRQLFLQGVAVVFAFAFASLYTQIPGLYGAEGILPARRTLRPQGKGRWQQLWERPTLLWEAPQLGLDTSQGLELLSLLGALLALGALLLRRLRNGVVYLLLWAAYLSACQVGQVFLYFQWDSLLLETGFLAVLVAPLSQPPHHKQAPQGGLAGTPPHEGLPFWLVRWLLFRLMFASGVVKLTSRCPAWWGLTALTYHYETQCLPTPASWFAHHLPVWLHRLSVVATFLIEIAVPPLFFAPVRRLRLAAFYSQVLLQVLIIVTGNYNFFNLLTLVLTTSLLDDGHLTAESGDSHCRKRPTSWPRALRAVLSLLLEFAVYGLLAYGTVHYFGLEVDWEQHAVHSRTTFTFHQFSQWLKMVTLPTMWLGVASLAWELLTALWRWTQVRGWLRKFCTAVQLLIFGTATVALFVISLVPYSYIEPSSHGHLWSGAHRLFGAVEHLQLANSYGLFRRMTGLGGRPEVVLEGSYDGHHWTEIEFMYKPGNVSRPPPVVVPHQPRLDWQMWFAALGPHTHSPWFTSLVLRLLQGKDPVVRLIQNDVAEYPFHKQPPTYVRAQRYKYWFSQPGERSQWWRRQWVEEFFPPVSLGDPTLDTLLRQFGLQDKSPPRARGSGNTLAQALRWIRKQLSPLEASTLLWGLLAAVGAIRVMQALLGPRSPRSSPLAKEEKHRPGARKVSGAVSRQAAPAPDCCSGSSQIPRRKK is encoded by the exons ATGGCGGGCTCCCGGCTCCCGCGGCAGCTGTTCCTTCAGGGCGTGGCCGTCGTCTTCGCGTTCGCCTTCGCGTCCCTCTACACGCAGATCCCGG GCCTGTATGGCGCCGAGGGCATCCTGCCTGCGCGGAGGACGCTGAGACCGCAGGGCAAGGGGCGCTGGCAGCAGCTGTGGGAGAGGCCGACGCTGCTGTGGGAGGCTCCGCAGCTGGGGCTGGACACCTCGCAGGGTCTGGAGCTGCTGAGCCTGCTGGGCGCCCTGCTGGCCCTGGGCGCCCTGCTGCTGCGCCGGCTGCGAAACGGCGTCGtctacctgctgctctgggcggccTACCTGTCGGCCTGCCAG GTGGGCCAGGTGTTCCTCTACTTCCAGTG GGATTCCCTGCTGCTGGAGACCGGCTTCCTGGCGGTGCTGGTGGCCCCCCTGAGCCAGCCCCCCCACCATAAGCAGGCGCCCCAGGGTGGGCTGGCAGGGACCCCGCCCCACGAAGGCCTCCCCTTCTGGCTCGTGCGCTGGCTGCTGTTTCGCCTCATGTTTGCCTCGGGTGTGGTCAAGCTGACCAGCCGTTGCCCCGCGTGGTGGGGGCTTACTG CCCTCACCTACCACTACGAAACACAGTGCTTGCCCACCCCCGCCTCCTGGTTTGCCCACCACCTGCCCGTCTGGCTGCACAGACTCTCCGTGGTGGCCACGTTCCTCATTGAGATCGCAGTGCCCCCTCTCTTCTTCGCCCCTGTGCGCCGCCTGCGCTTGGCCGCTTTCTACTCCCAG GTTTTGTTGCAAGTACTGATTATCGTCACTGGCAACTACAACTTCTTCAACCTGCTCACTCTGGTGCTCACCACCTCTCTTCTGGATGACGGGCATCTGACTGCCGAGTCTGGCGATAGCCACTGCCGAAAGAGACCCACAT CCTGGCCCAGGGCGCTGCGGGCTGTGCTGTCTCTGCTGTTGGAGTTTGCCGTCTACGGGCTGCTGGCCTATGGCACCGTGCACTACTTTGGCCTGGAAGTTGACTGGGAGCAGCATGCTGTCCACTCCAGAACCA cctTTACCTTCCACCAGTTTTCCCAGTGGCTGAAGATGGTGACTCTGCCCACCATGTGGCTAGGGGTGGCCTCCCTCGCCTGGGAACTGCTGACGGCCCTCTGGAG GTGGACCCAGGTGCGCGGGTGGCTGAGGAAGTTCTGCACTGCGGTCCAGCTGCTCATCTTTGGCACTGCCACGGTGGCCTTGTTTGTGATCAGCCTG GTTCCATACTCCTACATCGAGCCCTCGAGCCATGGGCATCTCTGGAGCGGGGCACACCGGCTGTTTGGGGCCGTGGAGCACCTGCAGTTGGCAAACTCCTACGGCCTCTTCCGCCGGATGACCGGTCTCGGCGGGCGGCCCGAAGTGGTGCTGGAGGGCAGCTATGATGGGCATCACTGGACG GAGATAGAGTTCATGTACAAGCCCGGGAACGTGAGTCGGCCGCCCCCCGTTGTGGTGCCCCACCAGCCCCGCCTCGACTGGCAGATGTGGTTCGCAGCCCTGGGCCCACACACTCACAGCCCCTGGTTCACGAGCCTGGTCCTGCGCCTGCTGCAGGGCAAGGACCCTG TGGTCCGCCTCATCCAGAACGACGTGGCCGAGTACCCCTTCCACAAGCAGCCGCCCACCTACGTGCGGGCCCAGCGCTACAAGTACTGGTTCTCACAACCTGGGGAGCGGAG CCAGTGGTGGCGACGGCAGTGGGTGGAAGAATTCTTCCCGCCCGTGTCCTTGGGGGACCCGACGCTGGACACGCTGCTCCGACAGTTTGGCCTCCAG GACAAGAGCCCACCCCGAGCCCGCGGCTCCGGCAACACCCTGGCCCAGGCCCTCCGCTGGATTCGGAAACAGCTCTCTCCGCTGGAGGCTTCCACCCTGCTCTGGGGGCTACTCGCCGCAGTGGGGGCCATTAGGGTGATGCAGGCCCTGCTGGGGCCCCGTTCCCCCCGCTCCTCCCCTCTGGCCAAGGAGGAGAAGCACAGGCCAGGCGCCAGGAAGGTCTCTGGAGCTGTCAGCAGACAGGCCGCCCCAGCCCCTGACTGCTGCAGCGGCAGCTCCCAGATTCCCAGGAGGAAAAAGTAG
- the MIOX gene encoding inositol oxygenase isoform X1, with product MKAAVQGPDPSLVYRPDVDPEVAKDKGSFRNYRSGPLLDRVFATYKLMHTQQTVDFVRKKHTQFGAFSFKKMTVLDAVDVLDGLVDESDPDVDFPNSFHAFQTAEGIRKAHPDKDWFHLVGLLHDLGKVLVLAGEPQWAVVGDTFPVGCRPQASVVFCDSTFQDNPDLQDPRYSTELGMYQPHCGLENVLMSWGHDEYMYQMMKFNKFSLPPQAFYIVRFHSFYPWHTGGDYRQLCSERDLAMLPWVQEFNKFDLYTKSPELPDADTLRPYYQGLIDKYCPGVLRW from the exons ATGAAGGCGGCTGTG CAGGGCCCAGACCCTTCCCTGGTCTACCGGCCTGATGTGGACCCAGAGGTAGCCAAAGACAAGGGCAGCTTCCGGAACTACAGG TCTGGCCCGCTCCTGGACCGTGTCTTTGCCACGTATAAGCTCATGCACACTCAGCAGACCGTGGACTTCGTCAGGAAGAAG CACACCCAGTTTGGGGCCTTCTCCTTCAAGAAAATGACTGTCTTGGACGCTGTGGACGTGCTGGACGGGCTGGTGGACGAGTCGGACCCAGACGTGGACTTCCCCAACTCCTTCCATGCCTTCCAGACCGCCGAGGGCATCCGGAAAGCCCACCCCGACAAGG ACTGGTTCCACCTCGTGGGGCTGCTGCACGACTTGGGGAAGGTCCTGGTTCTGGCAGGGGAGCCCCAG TGGGCGGTGGTTGGAGACACCTTCCCAGTCGGCTGCCGTCCCCAGGCCTCTGTGGTTTTCTGCGACTCCACCTTCCAGGACAACCCAGACCTCCAGGATCCCCGATACAG CACGGAGCTAGGCATGTACCAGCCCCACTGCGGCCTGGAGAACGTCCTCATGTCCTGGGGCCATGACG AGTACATGTACCAGATGATGAAGTTCAACAAATTCTCTCTTCCCCCCCAG GCCTTCTACATCGTCCGCTTCCACTCCTTCTACCCCTGGCACACGGGCGGCGACTATCGGCAGCTGTGCAGTGAGCGGGACCTGGCCATGCTTCCCTGGGTGCAGGAGTTTAA CAAATTCGACCTCTACACCAAGAGCCCAGAGCTGCCGGATGCGGACACGCTGCGTCCCTACTACCAGGGCCTCATTGACAAGTACTGCCCTGGGGTGCTGCGCTGGTGA
- the MIOX gene encoding inositol oxygenase isoform X3, which yields MKAAVQGPDPSLVYRPDVDPEVAKDKGSFRNYRSGPLLDRVFATYKLMHTQQTVDFVRKKKMTVLDAVDVLDGLVDESDPDVDFPNSFHAFQTAEGIRKAHPDKDWFHLVGLLHDLGKVLVLAGEPQWAVVGDTFPVGCRPQASVVFCDSTFQDNPDLQDPRYSTELGMYQPHCGLENVLMSWGHDEYMYQMMKFNKFSLPPQAFYIVRFHSFYPWHTGGDYRQLCSERDLAMLPWVQEFNKFDLYTKSPELPDADTLRPYYQGLIDKYCPGVLRW from the exons ATGAAGGCGGCTGTG CAGGGCCCAGACCCTTCCCTGGTCTACCGGCCTGATGTGGACCCAGAGGTAGCCAAAGACAAGGGCAGCTTCCGGAACTACAGG TCTGGCCCGCTCCTGGACCGTGTCTTTGCCACGTATAAGCTCATGCACACTCAGCAGACCGTGGACTTCGTCAGGAAGAAG AAAATGACTGTCTTGGACGCTGTGGACGTGCTGGACGGGCTGGTGGACGAGTCGGACCCAGACGTGGACTTCCCCAACTCCTTCCATGCCTTCCAGACCGCCGAGGGCATCCGGAAAGCCCACCCCGACAAGG ACTGGTTCCACCTCGTGGGGCTGCTGCACGACTTGGGGAAGGTCCTGGTTCTGGCAGGGGAGCCCCAG TGGGCGGTGGTTGGAGACACCTTCCCAGTCGGCTGCCGTCCCCAGGCCTCTGTGGTTTTCTGCGACTCCACCTTCCAGGACAACCCAGACCTCCAGGATCCCCGATACAG CACGGAGCTAGGCATGTACCAGCCCCACTGCGGCCTGGAGAACGTCCTCATGTCCTGGGGCCATGACG AGTACATGTACCAGATGATGAAGTTCAACAAATTCTCTCTTCCCCCCCAG GCCTTCTACATCGTCCGCTTCCACTCCTTCTACCCCTGGCACACGGGCGGCGACTATCGGCAGCTGTGCAGTGAGCGGGACCTGGCCATGCTTCCCTGGGTGCAGGAGTTTAA CAAATTCGACCTCTACACCAAGAGCCCAGAGCTGCCGGATGCGGACACGCTGCGTCCCTACTACCAGGGCCTCATTGACAAGTACTGCCCTGGGGTGCTGCGCTGGTGA
- the MIOX gene encoding inositol oxygenase isoform X2 has protein sequence MKAAVGPDPSLVYRPDVDPEVAKDKGSFRNYRSGPLLDRVFATYKLMHTQQTVDFVRKKHTQFGAFSFKKMTVLDAVDVLDGLVDESDPDVDFPNSFHAFQTAEGIRKAHPDKDWFHLVGLLHDLGKVLVLAGEPQWAVVGDTFPVGCRPQASVVFCDSTFQDNPDLQDPRYSTELGMYQPHCGLENVLMSWGHDEYMYQMMKFNKFSLPPQAFYIVRFHSFYPWHTGGDYRQLCSERDLAMLPWVQEFNKFDLYTKSPELPDADTLRPYYQGLIDKYCPGVLRW, from the exons ATGAAGGCGGCTGTG GGCCCAGACCCTTCCCTGGTCTACCGGCCTGATGTGGACCCAGAGGTAGCCAAAGACAAGGGCAGCTTCCGGAACTACAGG TCTGGCCCGCTCCTGGACCGTGTCTTTGCCACGTATAAGCTCATGCACACTCAGCAGACCGTGGACTTCGTCAGGAAGAAG CACACCCAGTTTGGGGCCTTCTCCTTCAAGAAAATGACTGTCTTGGACGCTGTGGACGTGCTGGACGGGCTGGTGGACGAGTCGGACCCAGACGTGGACTTCCCCAACTCCTTCCATGCCTTCCAGACCGCCGAGGGCATCCGGAAAGCCCACCCCGACAAGG ACTGGTTCCACCTCGTGGGGCTGCTGCACGACTTGGGGAAGGTCCTGGTTCTGGCAGGGGAGCCCCAG TGGGCGGTGGTTGGAGACACCTTCCCAGTCGGCTGCCGTCCCCAGGCCTCTGTGGTTTTCTGCGACTCCACCTTCCAGGACAACCCAGACCTCCAGGATCCCCGATACAG CACGGAGCTAGGCATGTACCAGCCCCACTGCGGCCTGGAGAACGTCCTCATGTCCTGGGGCCATGACG AGTACATGTACCAGATGATGAAGTTCAACAAATTCTCTCTTCCCCCCCAG GCCTTCTACATCGTCCGCTTCCACTCCTTCTACCCCTGGCACACGGGCGGCGACTATCGGCAGCTGTGCAGTGAGCGGGACCTGGCCATGCTTCCCTGGGTGCAGGAGTTTAA CAAATTCGACCTCTACACCAAGAGCCCAGAGCTGCCGGATGCGGACACGCTGCGTCCCTACTACCAGGGCCTCATTGACAAGTACTGCCCTGGGGTGCTGCGCTGGTGA
- the ADM2 gene encoding protein ADM2, translating into MARLLTVAFGCISLLYLLFPGTLPRSPGRTQRPVPPREPPARTPSSGLKPRHPAPRRVAWRLQQALHLQRSASRAPALGRSLRGGPPRHLGPRRSRAQLLRVGCVLGTCQVQNLSHRLWQLVGSAGPRDSAPVDPSSPHSYG; encoded by the exons ATGGCCCGACTCCTGACGGTTGCCTTCGGTTGCATCAGCCTCCTCTACCTGCTGTTCCCAGGCACCCTGCCTCGCAGCCCAGGCAGGACCCAGCGGCCTGTCCCGCCCAG GGAGCCCCCAGCCAGGACCCCCTCCAGTGGCCTGAAGCCTCGTCACCCCGCACCTCGGCGTGTGGCCTGGAGGCTACAGCAAGCCCTGCATCTGCAGAGGAGCGCCAGCCGAGCCCCTGCTCTGGGGCGGTCTCTCCGGGGCGGGCCCCCCCGGCACCTGGGCCCCCGCAGGTCCCGAGCCCAGCTCCTGCGGGTGGGCTGCGTGCTGGGCACCTGCCAAGTGCAGAACCTCAGCCACCGCCTGTGGCAGCTGGTCGGGTCAGCCGGCCCACGGGACTCAGCCCCTGTGGACCCCAGCAGCCCGCACAGCTATGGCTGA